A single genomic interval of Noviherbaspirillum cavernae harbors:
- the pcaH gene encoding protocatechuate 3,4-dioxygenase subunit beta has protein sequence MSEIAQYRRPYWDTQPEYLCESYASTQKRSPSKPLILLPQTLSEVTGPVFGHDTVKLGDNDLTHHHAGEPIGERIIVSGRVLDENGQPVRNQLIEAWQANAAGRYLHKNDQHDAPLDPNFTGNGRTMTDSEGRYEFLTIKPGAYPWRNHHNAWRPAHIHFSLFGNAFATRLVTQMYFPGDPLLPFDPIFNCTADEKSRNRLISSFDWEKTSPEYALAYRFDIVLRGRDATPMEK, from the coding sequence ATGTCGGAAATCGCGCAATACCGCCGGCCGTACTGGGACACCCAACCGGAATATCTTTGCGAATCCTATGCGTCGACGCAGAAACGTTCGCCGTCCAAGCCACTGATCCTGTTGCCGCAAACGCTGTCCGAGGTGACGGGTCCGGTGTTCGGTCACGACACGGTCAAGCTCGGTGACAATGATCTGACCCACCATCACGCCGGCGAACCGATCGGCGAACGCATCATCGTCAGCGGCCGCGTGCTCGACGAAAACGGCCAGCCGGTGCGCAATCAGCTGATCGAGGCATGGCAGGCCAATGCCGCCGGCCGGTATCTGCACAAGAACGATCAGCATGATGCGCCGCTCGATCCGAACTTCACCGGCAACGGCCGCACCATGACCGATTCGGAAGGGCGCTACGAGTTCCTGACCATCAAGCCCGGTGCCTACCCGTGGCGCAACCATCACAATGCATGGCGTCCGGCGCATATTCATTTCTCGCTGTTCGGCAATGCCTTTGCGACCCGTCTGGTGACGCAGATGTACTTCCCGGGCGATCCCTTGCTGCCGTTCGATCCGATTTTCAACTGCACCGCTGACGAGAAATCGCGCAACCGGCTGATCTCCTCTTTCGATTGGGAAAAGACCAGCCCGGAATACGCGCTCGCCTACCGTTTCGATATCGTGCTGCGCGGACGCGACGCCACGCCAATGGAGAAGTAA
- the aspT gene encoding aspartate-alanine antiporter: MEWLHGIAKQSPETALFLSLAMGYWVGKFQFGKFQLGGVAGSLLVAVLISQIGVSIDPGVKSILFALFIYAVGFDSGPRFFRSLGRQSIKEIILAAVLAVTGLLTVILVAKWGHLDKGLAAGLAAGGLTQSAIIGTAGDAIAKMGLPADEVQRLQANVAIGYAVTYVFGSFGAILICANLLPRFMGRSIRDDAIKAEAELLKGAPVLGPGQQLAAPEIVGRLFRVGGSAGKTVAEVEQTSVDAGVTIERIKRGNALVDVAPTLQLQADDIVLLVGRRAGVVRVAERLGTELQSSSGMDLIMQTRDVALKNPAYTNRTIGDIRTATAASIRHGIYVPAIKRDGAPIPMTPHTVVQSGDLVTLYGAEQDVKRVAKEIGDVVISSDKTDFVYHGFGLAVGLLIGLLVVRIGAIPLTLGAGGGALLSGLLFGWYRGRHMTIGNMPSGASQLLRDFGLAGFVAAVGLSSGLQAIETIKTSGLSIFLWGVVVTVVPLIITMLIGRYILRYDNVAVFAGALSGSRSANPAFGEVLDKAENAIPTVPFAITYALANVFLTLLGPLVVAFA, translated from the coding sequence ATGGAATGGCTTCATGGAATAGCAAAGCAGTCTCCGGAAACAGCGTTGTTCCTCTCGCTTGCCATGGGTTACTGGGTCGGCAAATTCCAGTTCGGAAAATTCCAGCTGGGCGGTGTTGCCGGTTCCCTGCTCGTCGCGGTGCTCATCAGCCAGATCGGCGTGTCAATCGATCCCGGCGTCAAATCGATACTCTTCGCCTTGTTCATCTATGCGGTCGGTTTCGATAGCGGTCCGCGATTCTTCCGCTCGCTCGGTCGGCAATCGATCAAGGAAATCATCCTCGCGGCAGTGCTTGCCGTCACCGGCCTCCTGACCGTGATTCTCGTGGCGAAATGGGGGCATCTGGACAAGGGGCTCGCCGCCGGTCTTGCCGCAGGGGGACTGACCCAATCCGCCATCATCGGAACTGCCGGCGACGCAATCGCGAAAATGGGATTGCCGGCCGATGAGGTGCAGCGCTTGCAAGCCAATGTCGCCATCGGCTATGCCGTGACCTACGTCTTCGGTTCCTTCGGTGCGATTCTCATCTGCGCGAACTTGCTGCCGCGATTCATGGGCCGCAGCATTCGCGACGATGCCATCAAGGCCGAAGCGGAATTGCTCAAGGGCGCGCCGGTTCTCGGGCCGGGCCAGCAACTCGCCGCACCCGAAATCGTCGGCCGGCTGTTTCGTGTCGGCGGCAGCGCCGGAAAAACGGTGGCCGAGGTGGAGCAGACGAGCGTTGATGCAGGCGTCACAATCGAACGCATCAAACGCGGCAATGCGCTGGTGGACGTCGCGCCGACCTTGCAGCTGCAGGCGGACGATATCGTGTTGCTGGTCGGGCGGCGTGCCGGCGTGGTCCGCGTTGCGGAGCGGCTGGGCACGGAGTTGCAGTCATCCAGCGGGATGGATCTCATCATGCAGACACGCGACGTGGCGCTGAAGAACCCGGCGTACACCAATCGCACCATCGGTGATATCCGGACTGCAACCGCCGCCAGTATTCGCCACGGCATCTATGTGCCGGCCATCAAGCGCGATGGCGCTCCCATCCCGATGACGCCCCACACTGTCGTTCAGTCTGGCGATCTCGTGACCTTGTATGGGGCCGAACAGGACGTCAAGCGCGTCGCCAAGGAGATCGGCGACGTCGTCATCAGCAGTGACAAGACCGATTTCGTGTATCACGGATTCGGCCTTGCGGTGGGCTTGCTGATTGGCTTGCTGGTGGTGCGCATCGGAGCGATTCCCTTGACGCTCGGTGCCGGCGGCGGTGCGCTGCTGTCAGGCTTGCTGTTCGGCTGGTACAGAGGGCGGCACATGACCATCGGGAATATGCCGTCCGGTGCTTCGCAGTTGCTGCGCGATTTTGGTCTGGCCGGATTCGTGGCCGCTGTCGGCTTGTCGTCCGGCCTGCAGGCGATCGAGACGATCAAGACCAGCGGCTTGTCGATCTTCCTTTGGGGTGTGGTCGTGACGGTGGTGCCGCTGATCATCACCATGCTGATTGGCCGCTACATACTTCGCTACGACAACGTCGCCGTGTTTGCCGGCGCGCTCTCCGGCTCGCGCAGTGCCAATCCGGCCTTCGGCGAAGTGCTGGACAAGGCCGAGAACGCCATCCCGACCGTTCCCTTTGCGATCACCTATGCGCTGGCGAACGTGTTCCTCACGCTGCTGGGGCCGCTGGTCGTTGCCTTCGCCTGA
- a CDS encoding entericidin A/B family lipoprotein translates to MKKLISILGIVIVSAGLSACNTMKGVGKDVERGGEKIQSGASSTQKGSSTSGSSTGTTTTTTPPASTSPSTAPK, encoded by the coding sequence ATGAAAAAACTGATCTCCATACTCGGCATCGTGATCGTCTCGGCAGGGCTCTCCGCATGCAACACCATGAAGGGAGTCGGCAAGGACGTGGAACGCGGCGGCGAAAAAATCCAGAGCGGCGCAAGCAGCACACAGAAGGGCAGCAGCACAAGCGGCTCATCGACCGGAACGACAACGACGACCACTCCGCCCGCCTCGACTTCACCCTCAACCGCGCCGAAATAA
- a CDS encoding PPK2 family polyphosphate kinase: MKAAERFRARGTQKIRDKDASDAPLATGDKERDERQVMELAKKIGEYQDIFYAEHRRKILIVLQGMDTSGKDGTIRKVFGELDPLGVRCVSFKVPTTVEREHDFLWRIHKEVPGQGEMAIFNRSHYEDVLVPAVHGLIGDKERKRRYAQIRDFEHMLAENGTVLLKFFLHISKAEQKKRLEARLANPDKHWKVDPNDLAERQYWNDYQQMYDKAIHETDADHAPWYVIPADSKDHRNLAIGSIVVETMKEMKLAYPPPNEAYFKVKVPD, from the coding sequence ATGAAAGCTGCCGAGCGTTTCCGTGCCAGGGGCACGCAGAAAATCAGGGACAAGGACGCGTCCGATGCACCGCTTGCGACGGGCGACAAGGAGCGGGATGAAAGGCAGGTGATGGAGCTCGCGAAGAAAATCGGCGAGTACCAGGACATTTTCTATGCCGAGCATCGGCGCAAGATTCTGATCGTGCTGCAAGGCATGGATACCAGCGGCAAGGACGGCACGATTCGCAAGGTGTTCGGCGAACTGGATCCGCTCGGCGTGCGCTGCGTTTCATTCAAGGTGCCGACGACGGTCGAGCGCGAGCATGATTTTCTGTGGCGGATTCACAAGGAAGTCCCGGGCCAGGGAGAAATGGCCATCTTCAATCGCAGTCATTATGAAGACGTGCTGGTACCGGCGGTGCATGGCTTGATCGGCGACAAGGAGCGCAAGCGCCGCTATGCGCAGATTCGCGATTTCGAACACATGCTCGCCGAGAATGGCACGGTGCTGCTCAAGTTTTTCCTGCACATCTCCAAGGCCGAACAGAAGAAACGGCTCGAAGCGCGCCTCGCCAATCCTGACAAGCACTGGAAAGTCGATCCGAACGATCTCGCGGAGCGCCAATACTGGAATGACTACCAGCAGATGTATGACAAAGCCATCCATGAAACCGATGCCGATCACGCCCCGTGGTACGTGATCCCTGCCGACAGCAAGGACCATCGCAATCTTGCAATCGGGTCAATTGTCGTTGAGACGATGAAAGAGATGAAGCTGGCATATCCGCCACCGAACGAGGCGTACTTCAAGGTGAAGGTGCCGGACTAA
- a CDS encoding glycine zipper domain-containing protein has protein sequence MESTLHSSTPGNGSDAANAIKGAYREAKGAARRSAAEMRSDLSNIKHDLDALIDRAPSMSDDELTKAHAQMMQQFSSVRSTAKGLANEASRQFNRGMETTTEYVKGRPMQSVAVAVGTGLLLGFLLHRH, from the coding sequence ATGGAATCAACACTGCACTCTTCCACCCCAGGCAACGGTTCGGATGCCGCGAATGCCATCAAGGGCGCTTATCGCGAGGCAAAAGGCGCTGCGCGTCGGAGCGCCGCTGAAATGCGCAGCGATCTGTCGAACATCAAGCACGACCTCGACGCATTGATCGATCGCGCACCGAGCATGAGCGACGACGAGCTGACCAAGGCGCATGCGCAGATGATGCAGCAATTCAGTTCGGTCCGTTCCACGGCGAAGGGCCTTGCCAATGAAGCGTCGCGCCAGTTCAATCGCGGCATGGAAACAACCACCGAATACGTGAAAGGTCGTCCGATGCAATCGGTTGCGGTAGCGGTCGGCACCGGATTGTTGCTGGGCTTTCTGTTGCACCGTCATTGA
- a CDS encoding CoA transferase subunit B, protein MKRLTRDQIAARVAQDISEGAYVNLGIGLPTMVANYLPKEREIFLHSENGLLGMGPAPAPGEEDEDLINAGKQPVTLLKGGAYFHHADSFAMMRGGHLDICVLGAFQVSATGDLANWHTGAPDAIPAVGGAMDLAVGAKQVFVMMEHQTKTGESKVVAQCSYPLTGVGCVNRIYTDLAVLDVTPDGLAVREKIADISFEELQTITGVPLIDRTAS, encoded by the coding sequence ATGAAACGTTTGACCCGCGACCAGATCGCCGCGCGCGTGGCGCAGGATATCTCTGAAGGCGCATATGTGAACCTCGGCATCGGCCTGCCCACCATGGTCGCCAACTATCTGCCGAAGGAACGTGAAATCTTCCTGCACAGCGAGAACGGCTTGCTCGGCATGGGGCCGGCACCTGCGCCCGGCGAGGAAGATGAAGACCTGATCAACGCCGGCAAGCAGCCGGTCACGCTGCTGAAGGGCGGTGCGTATTTCCACCACGCCGATTCGTTCGCAATGATGCGCGGCGGGCATCTGGACATCTGCGTGCTCGGCGCATTCCAGGTGTCGGCTACGGGCGACTTGGCGAACTGGCACACCGGTGCGCCGGATGCAATCCCCGCGGTTGGCGGCGCGATGGACCTGGCGGTCGGCGCGAAGCAGGTGTTCGTGATGATGGAGCATCAGACCAAGACCGGCGAGAGCAAGGTCGTGGCGCAATGCAGCTATCCGCTGACGGGTGTCGGCTGCGTGAACCGCATCTATACCGATCTGGCAGTGCTCGACGTGACGCCGGACGGATTGGCCGTGCGCGAGAAGATTGCCGATATATCGTTCGAAGAATTGCAGACGATTACCGGCGTGCCCTTGATCGATCGGACGGCGTCCTGA
- a CDS encoding 3-oxoacid CoA-transferase subunit A encodes MIDKISESLEAAVSDIRDGATVMIGGFGNAGMPSALIDALIAHGARELTIVNNNAGNGDTGLAALIAAKRVRKIICSFPRQVDSHHFDAAFRAGEIELELTPQGNLAERIRAAGAGIGGFFTPTGYGTLLAEGKETRVINGRNYVLESPIHADFALIKAHKGDRWGNLVYRKTARNFGPIMAMAAKCTIAQVNEVVELGELDPETIVTPGIFVQRVVLQGRPA; translated from the coding sequence GTGATCGATAAAATTTCAGAATCCCTGGAAGCTGCCGTATCCGACATCCGCGACGGCGCGACCGTGATGATCGGCGGCTTCGGCAACGCCGGCATGCCGTCCGCCTTGATCGATGCGCTGATTGCGCACGGCGCACGCGAGTTGACGATCGTCAACAACAATGCCGGCAACGGCGACACCGGACTGGCGGCGCTGATCGCGGCGAAGCGGGTGCGCAAGATCATCTGCTCGTTCCCGCGCCAGGTCGATTCCCATCATTTCGACGCGGCGTTCCGCGCCGGCGAAATCGAGCTGGAACTGACGCCGCAAGGCAACCTGGCCGAGCGTATTCGTGCCGCAGGCGCGGGCATCGGCGGTTTCTTCACGCCGACCGGCTACGGCACGCTGTTGGCAGAAGGCAAGGAAACGCGCGTGATCAACGGCCGCAACTATGTGCTGGAGTCGCCGATCCACGCCGACTTCGCACTGATCAAGGCGCACAAGGGCGACCGCTGGGGCAACCTGGTCTATCGCAAGACAGCGCGCAATTTCGGTCCCATCATGGCGATGGCGGCCAAGTGCACGATTGCGCAAGTCAATGAAGTCGTCGAACTCGGCGAACTCGATCCGGAAACGATCGTGACTCCGGGGATTTTTGTTCAGCGCGTGGTACTGCAAGGGAGGCCGGCATGA
- a CDS encoding GreA/GreB family elongation factor: MKFKRYLTQDDATVLSRLAEQLMRVRDVRFNSGETLIDIISTSILLPENTRKKNFVSLYAEVAYTGIEHDGEHAMTIVCPQDANQALAHVSILAPLALALIGREVDSMVEVELPFSQVHVVKILGVRNASATSIAPALRHG, from the coding sequence ATGAAATTCAAACGTTACCTGACGCAGGACGATGCCACCGTATTGAGTAGACTTGCGGAGCAGCTGATGCGGGTGCGGGATGTGAGATTCAACAGCGGTGAAACGCTGATCGACATCATTTCGACGTCCATCCTCCTGCCCGAGAACACGCGGAAGAAAAACTTCGTCTCGCTCTATGCCGAAGTCGCTTATACAGGCATCGAACACGACGGTGAGCATGCGATGACGATCGTCTGCCCGCAGGATGCGAATCAGGCGCTGGCGCACGTTTCCATCCTTGCGCCGCTGGCACTGGCCTTGATCGGACGCGAGGTGGATAGCATGGTGGAAGTGGAACTGCCCTTCAGCCAGGTGCACGTTGTCAAGATACTGGGAGTCAGAAACGCGTCAGCGACATCCATTGCACCGGCGCTGCGCCACGGCTGA
- a CDS encoding phage holin family protein encodes MFWALRKSRLLSALAMDRMTDYMDLLRVEVKIREHDIGVKVVGFAVAGLFALLATIFLGLAVIVTFWDSPYRAAAAWSVVLLYGVIAAICVGICMKHFQSQSIATSLRGELQRDIDIIKENI; translated from the coding sequence ATGTTTTGGGCCCTGAGAAAGTCCAGATTGCTCTCCGCGCTCGCGATGGATCGCATGACCGACTATATGGATCTGCTGCGGGTCGAAGTGAAGATTCGCGAACACGACATCGGCGTGAAGGTGGTCGGCTTCGCAGTCGCCGGACTGTTCGCGCTGCTCGCGACGATCTTCCTCGGACTGGCGGTCATCGTCACGTTCTGGGATTCGCCATACCGGGCGGCAGCGGCGTGGTCCGTCGTTCTGCTTTACGGCGTGATCGCGGCGATCTGCGTGGGGATCTGCATGAAGCATTTTCAGTCGCAATCAATCGCAACATCCTTGCGCGGCGAGCTGCAACGCGATATCGACATCATCAAGGAGAACATATGA
- a CDS encoding bifunctional aspartate transaminase/aspartate 4-decarboxylase encodes MTVPHIDYSKYANLSPFELKDELIKLASGHPDMAMLNAGRGNPNFLATLARRAFFQLGLFAVSEAEYSYSYMPEGIGGLPKARDIGMRFHIFVAHNRDKPGVVFLERAVSYVRDQLGMPEDEFILEMVAGVLGCNYPVPPRMLKCSEQIVRHYIVTEMVGGNLPMSDVDLFAVEGGTAAMTYIFNTMRENKLIAPGDRIAIGMPAFTPYIEIPELNDYRLEEVLINADPNANWQYPDAELDKLLDPKIKAFFVINPSNPPSVKIDDKGLQRIADIVRTKRPDLMVLTDDVYGTFADGFQSLFAMLPHNTMLVYSFSKYFGATGWRLGVVATHADNVMDRTIAALSESEKKELDERYASLTPDVRALKFIDRLVADSRTVALNHTAGLSTPQQVQMVMFSLFSLMDQQGAYKSALKKIIRHRDTALYRELGVESVRDENFVDYYTLLDLGDITEKLYGREFSEWVMKTKNPTEILFRVADETGVVLLPGRGFGTLRPAARASLANLNEYEYASIGRSLRKLAAEYHEQFQQEHGGGSKPPAKPGNGGKNR; translated from the coding sequence ATGACCGTGCCACATATCGATTACAGCAAGTACGCCAACCTGAGCCCTTTCGAGCTGAAGGATGAACTCATCAAGCTCGCGTCCGGTCATCCCGACATGGCCATGCTCAATGCCGGGCGCGGCAATCCGAATTTTCTGGCCACGCTCGCGCGACGGGCCTTCTTCCAGCTTGGACTGTTTGCCGTTTCGGAGGCCGAATACTCCTATTCCTACATGCCGGAGGGGATCGGCGGCCTGCCGAAGGCCAGGGATATCGGCATGCGCTTCCACATTTTTGTCGCGCACAACCGCGACAAGCCGGGCGTGGTGTTCCTTGAGCGCGCCGTGTCATACGTGCGCGATCAGCTTGGCATGCCGGAAGACGAATTCATTCTGGAAATGGTTGCCGGCGTTCTCGGATGCAATTACCCGGTACCGCCACGGATGCTGAAATGCAGCGAGCAAATCGTGCGGCACTACATCGTCACGGAAATGGTCGGCGGCAATCTCCCGATGAGCGATGTGGATTTGTTCGCCGTCGAAGGCGGCACGGCGGCAATGACCTACATCTTCAACACCATGCGCGAAAACAAGCTGATCGCGCCGGGCGACAGGATCGCCATCGGCATGCCGGCATTCACGCCGTATATCGAGATTCCGGAGCTGAACGACTATCGCCTGGAAGAGGTGCTGATCAATGCCGATCCGAACGCAAATTGGCAATACCCCGATGCCGAACTGGACAAGCTGCTTGATCCGAAGATCAAGGCATTCTTCGTGATCAACCCCAGCAATCCGCCCTCGGTGAAAATCGATGACAAAGGCCTCCAGCGCATCGCCGACATAGTGCGGACCAAGCGTCCCGATCTGATGGTGCTGACGGACGATGTCTACGGCACATTCGCGGACGGATTCCAGTCACTGTTCGCCATGCTGCCGCACAACACGATGCTGGTGTATTCCTTCTCCAAGTATTTCGGCGCGACCGGCTGGCGGCTCGGCGTGGTTGCGACGCACGCGGATAATGTGATGGACCGCACGATCGCGGCCTTGTCGGAAAGCGAGAAGAAGGAGCTTGACGAACGCTACGCGTCGCTGACGCCCGATGTCCGCGCCCTCAAATTCATCGACCGTCTGGTCGCGGACAGCCGCACGGTGGCGCTCAACCATACCGCCGGTCTATCGACTCCGCAACAGGTGCAGATGGTGATGTTCTCGCTGTTTTCGCTGATGGATCAGCAAGGCGCGTACAAGTCGGCGCTGAAGAAAATCATCCGCCACCGTGATACCGCGCTGTATCGCGAACTCGGCGTGGAGTCCGTGCGCGACGAAAACTTCGTCGATTACTACACCTTGCTCGATCTCGGTGACATCACGGAGAAGCTGTACGGGCGCGAATTCTCCGAATGGGTCATGAAGACGAAGAATCCCACCGAGATTCTGTTCCGCGTCGCCGACGAAACAGGCGTGGTGCTTTTGCCCGGCCGGGGTTTTGGCACGCTGCGTCCCGCCGCCCGCGCATCGCTGGCGAACCTCAACGAATACGAATACGCCAGCATCGGCCGCTCGCTGCGCAAACTCGCGGCGGAATACCACGAGCAGTTTCAGCAGGAACATGGTGGCGGCTCCAAGCCTCCGGCCAAGCCCGGGAACGGCGGCAAGAACAGATAG
- a CDS encoding IclR family transcriptional regulator domain-containing protein — MPNTAAGHAPADAAAKKPLTIAEEIDALTDPSFMTSLARGLAVIRAFSDQRRSLTIAQISHRTGIPRAAVRRCLHTLKQLGYVDSEANNFSLKPKILTLGYSYLSSTPLTLAAQPYLNSISRTLNESCSLAVLDEDEVLYVARSATSRIMSVALNTGSRLPAYCTSLGRVLLACQPEEDLDAYFKRVELKAWTDKTVVSEKGLREILGSARKNGYVILEQELEIGLRSIAVPVRGASGNVIAALNVGTQAARVSQQKMKDDILPVLLKGAQELSVLLP, encoded by the coding sequence ATGCCCAACACCGCAGCCGGCCACGCACCGGCGGATGCAGCAGCAAAGAAACCGCTCACCATCGCGGAAGAAATCGACGCCCTCACCGATCCCAGCTTCATGACCTCGCTGGCGCGCGGATTGGCCGTGATCCGCGCCTTCAGCGACCAGCGCCGCAGCCTCACCATCGCGCAGATCAGCCACCGCACCGGCATTCCGCGCGCGGCCGTGCGCCGCTGCCTGCACACGCTGAAGCAACTCGGCTACGTCGATTCCGAAGCGAACAATTTCTCGCTCAAGCCCAAGATACTCACGCTCGGCTATTCCTATCTGTCCTCGACGCCGCTCACGCTCGCCGCCCAGCCCTATCTCAACAGCATCAGCCGCACGCTCAACGAATCATGCTCGCTGGCCGTGCTCGACGAGGACGAAGTGCTCTACGTGGCCCGCTCGGCCACTTCGCGCATCATGTCGGTCGCACTCAACACCGGCAGCCGTCTGCCCGCGTACTGCACCTCGCTCGGCCGCGTGCTGCTCGCCTGCCAGCCGGAGGAGGACCTGGACGCGTACTTCAAGAGAGTCGAACTGAAGGCCTGGACCGACAAGACCGTCGTCTCCGAAAAGGGCCTCAGGGAAATTCTCGGCAGCGCACGCAAGAACGGCTACGTGATCCTCGAACAGGAACTCGAAATCGGCTTGCGCAGCATCGCCGTTCCCGTACGCGGCGCATCGGGCAATGTCATCGCGGCGCTGAACGTCGGCACGCAAGCGGCGCGCGTGAGCCAGCAGAAGATGAAGGACGATATCCTGCCGGTATTGTTGAAGGGGGCGCAGGAGTTGTCGGTGCTGCTGCCGTAG
- a CDS encoding GNAT family N-acetyltransferase → MIDIRTATLADSRPIAGLMNALGYPDAASYIERRIVQLTAHPDEELLVATRNGEVVGVISIHFIPQLALAGDYCRISYFCVSENARSEGVGAALEARTVELARERGCDSIEVHSNSRREDAHRFYYRQGYVESPKYLIKKPG, encoded by the coding sequence ATGATCGACATCCGCACGGCCACGCTCGCCGACTCCCGCCCCATCGCCGGTCTGATGAACGCACTCGGCTACCCCGACGCCGCCTCCTACATCGAACGGCGCATCGTGCAATTGACCGCACACCCCGACGAAGAACTGCTCGTCGCCACAAGGAACGGCGAAGTGGTCGGCGTGATCTCGATCCATTTCATCCCGCAACTTGCCCTTGCCGGAGATTACTGCCGCATCAGCTACTTCTGCGTCTCCGAAAATGCCCGCAGTGAAGGTGTCGGCGCCGCACTCGAAGCGCGCACCGTCGAACTGGCCCGCGAACGCGGCTGCGACAGCATCGAGGTGCACAGCAATTCACGGCGCGAAGATGCCCATCGCTTCTATTACCGGCAGGGATATGTCGAGTCGCCGAAGTATCTGATTAAGAAGCCGGGCTGA
- the pcaF gene encoding 3-oxoadipyl-CoA thiolase yields the protein MTQAFICDAIRTPIGRYGGALKDVRADDLGAVPLRALMARNPDVDWNAVQDVIYGCANQAGEDNRNVARMSALLAGLPQEIGGSTINRLCGSGMDALGTAARAIKSGETSLMIAGGVESMTRAPFVMGKADSAFSRNAGIFDTTIGWRFINPQMKALYGVDSMPETAENVAVDYKISREDQDRFAVASQNKAAAAQQNGTLAQEITPVVIPQKKGDPVTVSQDEHPRATSMEALAKLKGVVRADGSVTAGNASGVNDGACALLLADEASASRFGLTPRARIVGMATAGVAPRVMGIGPAPASQKLLQQLGLTIDQMDVIELNEAFAAQGLAVLRMLGVQDNDPRVNPNGGAIALGHPLGMSGARLVTTAMYQLHRTGGRYALCTMCIGVGQGIAMVIERV from the coding sequence ATGACCCAAGCCTTTATTTGTGACGCAATCCGCACCCCCATCGGCCGTTACGGCGGCGCGTTGAAGGACGTGCGGGCCGACGACCTCGGCGCGGTGCCGCTGCGTGCGCTGATGGCGCGCAATCCCGATGTGGATTGGAACGCGGTGCAGGACGTGATTTACGGCTGCGCCAACCAGGCCGGCGAAGACAACCGCAACGTGGCGCGCATGTCCGCGCTGCTGGCCGGTCTGCCGCAGGAAATCGGCGGTTCGACCATCAACCGCCTGTGCGGTTCGGGCATGGATGCGCTCGGTACCGCCGCGCGCGCCATCAAGTCGGGCGAAACGAGCCTGATGATCGCCGGCGGCGTCGAGTCGATGACCCGCGCGCCGTTCGTGATGGGCAAGGCCGACAGCGCGTTCTCGCGCAACGCCGGCATCTTCGATACCACCATCGGCTGGCGTTTCATCAATCCGCAGATGAAGGCGCTGTACGGCGTCGATTCCATGCCGGAAACCGCAGAGAACGTCGCCGTCGACTACAAGATCAGCCGCGAAGACCAGGACAGATTCGCCGTGGCGAGCCAGAACAAGGCTGCCGCCGCGCAGCAGAACGGCACGCTGGCACAGGAAATCACGCCGGTCGTGATCCCGCAGAAGAAGGGCGATCCGGTCACGGTGTCGCAGGACGAGCATCCGCGCGCGACCAGCATGGAAGCGCTTGCGAAACTGAAAGGCGTGGTGCGCGCTGATGGCTCGGTGACCGCAGGCAATGCCTCCGGCGTGAACGACGGCGCATGCGCCTTGCTGCTGGCCGATGAGGCATCGGCGTCGCGCTTCGGCCTGACGCCGCGCGCCCGCATTGTCGGCATGGCGACCGCAGGCGTTGCGCCGCGCGTCATGGGCATCGGCCCGGCGCCGGCATCGCAGAAGCTGCTGCAGCAGCTTGGCCTGACCATCGACCAGATGGACGTGATCGAATTGAACGAGGCATTCGCGGCGCAAGGCCTTGCCGTGCTGCGCATGCTGGGCGTGCAGGACAACGATCCGCGCGTGAATCCGAACGGCGGCGCGATTGCGCTCGGCCACCCGCTCGGCATGAGCGGCGCGCGTCTGGTGACGACCGCGATGTACCAGCTGCACCGCACCGGCGGCCGCTACGCGCTGTGCACCATGTGCATCGGCGTGGGGCAGGGGATTGCAATGGTGATCGAGCGGGTTTGA